From one Thermoanaerobaculia bacterium genomic stretch:
- a CDS encoding type II toxin-antitoxin system VapC family toxin, with amino-acid sequence MSDLFLDTSAYSALLRGDVRVRDALRAAGAIRVNPVVLGELLAGFLRGRQRAKNEAELGRFLASPRVAVVPIDEGTAERYALLVTSLRRRGKPIPANDLWIAASAAQHGLRLLTLDAHFLAVDQVVVEHLEATGAP; translated from the coding sequence GTGAGCGACCTCTTCCTCGACACCTCGGCCTACTCGGCGCTCCTGCGCGGTGACGTTCGGGTGCGCGACGCCCTGCGGGCCGCCGGCGCGATCCGCGTCAACCCGGTAGTCCTTGGCGAGCTTCTCGCCGGCTTCCTGCGCGGACGCCAGCGCGCGAAGAACGAGGCCGAGCTCGGGCGCTTCCTCGCCTCGCCGCGCGTCGCTGTGGTGCCGATCGACGAGGGCACCGCCGAGCGCTACGCCCTCCTCGTCACCAGCCTGCGACGCCGCGGCAAGCCGATCCCCGCCAACGACCTCTGGATTGCCGCCTCGGCGGCCCAGCACGGCCTCCGACTGCTCACCCTCGACGCCCACTTCCTGGCCGTCGATCAGGTCGTCGTCGAGCACCTCGA